A stretch of the Alistipes sp. ZOR0009 genome encodes the following:
- the rplL gene encoding 50S ribosomal protein L7/L12, whose protein sequence is MADLKKFAEELVNLSVKEVNELAKILKEEYGIEPAAAAVAVAAPAAGGEAGAAAEKTQFDVILKSAGGAKLQVVKVVKEITSLGLKEAKDLVDGAPKAIKEKVSKEEAESIKAQLEEAGAEVEVK, encoded by the coding sequence ATGGCAGATCTTAAGAAATTTGCAGAAGAATTGGTTAATTTGTCTGTAAAGGAAGTTAACGAATTAGCTAAGATTCTCAAGGAAGAGTATGGCATTGAGCCTGCTGCTGCTGCGGTTGCTGTTGCTGCTCCTGCTGCTGGTGGCGAAGCTGGTGCTGCTGCTGAAAAAACTCAATTCGACGTTATCTTGAAGTCAGCAGGTGGTGCTAAACTTCAGGTAGTAAAGGTTGTTAAGGAAATTACCAGCCTAGGTCTAAAGGAAGCTAAGGATCTAGTTGATGGTGCTCCAAAAGCAATCAAGGAAAAGGTTTCTAAGGAAGAAGCAGAATCAATTAAAGCACAACTTGAAGAGGCTGGAGCTGAAGTTGAAGTTAAATAG
- the rplK gene encoding 50S ribosomal protein L11 — MAKEVAGLIKLQIKGGAANPSPPVGPALGSKGVNIMEFCKQFNARTQDKAGKVLPVIITVYSDKSFDFIVKQPPVAVQLKEAAKIQSGSAEPNRKKVATITWEQVKLIAQDKMPDMNCFTLESAMKMVAGTARSMGITVQGEFPQL; from the coding sequence ATGGCTAAAGAAGTCGCTGGACTTATTAAGTTGCAGATTAAAGGTGGCGCAGCAAACCCATCACCACCCGTTGGACCTGCTTTAGGTTCTAAAGGGGTGAATATTATGGAGTTTTGCAAGCAGTTCAATGCCAGGACACAAGACAAGGCCGGTAAGGTTCTTCCTGTCATTATTACTGTTTATAGCGATAAGTCTTTCGATTTTATCGTAAAGCAACCACCTGTAGCTGTTCAACTTAAGGAGGCAGCCAAAATCCAATCAGGTTCTGCTGAACCAAACCGTAAGAAAGTTGCCACCATTACTTGGGAGCAAGTTAAGCTAATTGCGCAAGACAAGATGCCTGACATGAATTGCTTTACCTTGGAATCGGCAATGAAAATGGTAGCTGGTACAGCTAGAAGCATGGGTATTACCGTACAAGGTGAATTCCCACAATTGTAA
- the secE gene encoding preprotein translocase subunit SecE — MRIKEYFKESYNELKNKVSWPSWSTLQSSAIVVMIASLLFAIVVFAMDITFRNLMELLYSML; from the coding sequence ATGAGAATTAAAGAATATTTTAAAGAGTCTTATAACGAACTCAAAAATAAGGTTTCTTGGCCTTCGTGGAGTACGTTGCAAAGCAGCGCAATAGTTGTTATGATTGCTTCCCTACTATTCGCTATTGTAGTCTTTGCAATGGACATCACCTTCAGGAATCTTATGGAGTTACTTTACAGCATGCTGTAA
- the nusG gene encoding transcription termination/antitermination protein NusG, producing the protein MSETDKKWYVLRAIGGKEKKAKEYIENEVRNRDLQDFVSQVLIPTEKVYQIRNGKKISKERIHYPGYILIEAALVGEIPHILTNITNVIGFLGDPKNQNAPIPLRTAEVNRILGRVDELTEGDEELSIPYVVGESVKVTDGPFNGFNGTIEEVNEEKKKLTVMVKIFGRKTPLELSFMQVEKE; encoded by the coding sequence ATGAGCGAGACCGACAAAAAATGGTATGTCCTAAGAGCAATTGGGGGCAAGGAAAAGAAGGCGAAAGAGTACATCGAAAATGAGGTGCGAAATCGAGATCTTCAAGACTTTGTTTCACAAGTTCTTATCCCTACTGAAAAAGTTTACCAGATTAGAAATGGTAAAAAAATCAGCAAGGAGAGGATACACTATCCCGGTTACATTCTTATTGAGGCAGCATTAGTAGGGGAAATTCCACACATTTTAACTAATATTACTAATGTCATCGGCTTTTTAGGAGACCCTAAGAACCAAAATGCTCCGATCCCTCTCAGGACTGCTGAGGTGAACAGGATTCTCGGCCGAGTAGACGAGCTTACCGAAGGCGATGAAGAACTTTCTATTCCTTATGTGGTTGGCGAATCAGTTAAAGTAACTGATGGACCATTCAACGGATTCAATGGAACGATTGAAGAAGTAAATGAGGAGAAGAAAAAGCTCACAGTAATGGTTAAAATTTTTGGCAGAAAGACTCCACTGGAGTTGAGCTTTATGCAAGTTGAAAAAGAGTAG
- the rplJ gene encoding 50S ribosomal protein L10 codes for MRREEKNVIINSLADQLKEFPHFYLADISGLNAEDTAAIRRQCFEKEIKLIVVKNTLLRKALEQIEFQGTELFDVLKGSTSIMLTAQNNVPAKLIKEFSKKNKLKKPVLKGAFVEDTTYIGEATLEELVNIKSKEELIGDIIGLLQSPAKNVISALQSGGNILSGVVKTLSEREE; via the coding sequence ATGAGAAGGGAAGAGAAAAACGTTATCATCAACAGTTTAGCCGATCAGCTCAAGGAGTTTCCTCACTTTTACCTGGCAGACATTTCAGGGTTAAATGCAGAGGATACTGCAGCGATTAGAAGACAATGCTTTGAGAAAGAGATTAAGCTTATCGTAGTTAAGAATACCTTGCTACGTAAGGCGCTCGAACAAATCGAATTCCAAGGCACCGAGCTTTTCGACGTGCTAAAAGGTTCGACCTCGATTATGCTAACCGCACAGAACAACGTTCCTGCTAAGCTTATTAAGGAGTTTAGCAAGAAGAACAAGCTTAAAAAGCCCGTTCTTAAAGGTGCATTCGTGGAAGATACCACATATATCGGTGAAGCAACACTGGAAGAACTTGTAAACATCAAGTCTAAGGAAGAGCTTATCGGCGATATCATTGGCCTATTGCAATCTCCAGCGAAGAATGTTATTTCTGCGCTGCAATCGGGCGGAAATATTTTATCGGGTGTTGTTAAGACCCTATCAGAGAGAGAAGAATAA
- the rplA gene encoding 50S ribosomal protein L1 — MSKLTKNRKLALSKIEPGKVYKLSEAAEVLKSISFTKFDASVDIDVRLGVDPRKANQMVRGVVTLPHGTGKQTRVLVLCTPDKEQEATEAGADYVGLDEYIDKIKGGWTDVDVIITMPSVMAKVGALGRILGPRGLMPNPKTGTVTMEVGKAVKEVKSGKIDFKVDKFGIVHTSVGKLSFEPNMLADNAHEFLNTVIKLKPSAAKGTYIKSIYLSSTMSPGLQIDPRSINE, encoded by the coding sequence ATGAGTAAACTTACCAAAAATAGGAAGCTAGCTTTATCGAAGATTGAGCCAGGCAAGGTTTACAAGTTATCAGAAGCAGCCGAAGTGTTGAAGAGCATTTCTTTCACCAAGTTCGATGCTTCAGTAGATATCGACGTACGCCTTGGCGTTGACCCTCGTAAGGCAAACCAGATGGTTAGAGGCGTTGTGACTCTACCTCATGGTACAGGTAAGCAGACCCGCGTATTAGTACTCTGCACCCCCGATAAGGAGCAAGAAGCCACTGAGGCTGGCGCCGATTATGTTGGTCTTGACGAGTACATCGACAAGATCAAGGGGGGATGGACCGATGTTGACGTGATCATCACAATGCCTAGCGTAATGGCTAAGGTGGGTGCTCTTGGTCGTATCCTTGGTCCTCGTGGTCTGATGCCCAACCCTAAGACCGGAACTGTTACCATGGAAGTGGGTAAGGCAGTTAAGGAAGTGAAGAGCGGTAAGATCGATTTCAAGGTAGACAAGTTTGGTATTGTTCATACCTCTGTTGGAAAGTTGTCATTTGAGCCTAATATGCTTGCTGACAATGCCCATGAGTTCTTGAACACGGTTATCAAGCTTAAGCCTTCTGCTGCGAAAGGTACCTACATTAAGAGTATCTACCTTTCTTCTACAATGAGCCCCGGCTTACAAATTGATCCTAGATCAATTAACGAGTAA